A single genomic interval of Nocardia bhagyanarayanae harbors:
- a CDS encoding peptidoglycan D,D-transpeptidase FtsI family protein translates to MTQTRPAPRKRRGPVASGPPRSRAAADRPVRLRLGVGRIVMLVALAVVALQLLWIQSISAPGLSAQAASQRTVRLTDQATRGPITDRNGKSLAFTTAAVELHFQPVRVRKDLEDAKAKSDKAPDPDERLRAIAKTIHEKLGKNAPSESALLDKLRSDETFVYLARNVDPRVATDITVQFPEVGADSQPRREYPGGSLAANILGATGWDGHGLIGLESSLDSVLAGTDGSHTYDRGSDGAVIPGSWRDKQPAVNGNGVELTLDSDLQYYVQQQVQQAREMSGAQGASAVVLDAKTGQVLAMANDSTFNPTLGPQNWSSAKTSNPSVSDPFEPGSVNKIVTAAAAIEYGLTHPDEVHQVPGSIRMAGVTVGDAWGHGVAPYTTTGIFAKSSNVGTLMLAQRVGEDRYADMLYRFGLGQRTGVGLPGETGGQVPSRDQWSGGTFANLPIGQGLSMSTLQMTGMYQAIANDGVRVPPRIVKAKIAPDGARTEEPQPDGVRVVSPQTAQTLRHMFQAVVQRDPMNADQNGTGWPAAIEGYRIAGKTGTAQKIDPGCKCYSSSSYWITFAGMAPADNPRYVIGMMLDNPVRSSDGSGGQSAAPLFHNIASWALQRDRIPPSTAPAEKFVLQAGV, encoded by the coding sequence ATGACCCAGACCAGGCCCGCGCCGCGCAAGCGGCGCGGGCCGGTGGCATCGGGGCCGCCGAGATCGCGCGCCGCCGCCGATCGACCCGTGCGGCTGCGCCTCGGGGTCGGCCGGATCGTCATGCTGGTCGCGCTGGCCGTCGTCGCGCTCCAATTGCTCTGGATCCAGAGCATTTCGGCCCCCGGCCTCTCGGCGCAGGCGGCCAGCCAGCGCACCGTGCGGCTGACCGACCAGGCCACCCGCGGCCCGATCACCGACCGCAACGGCAAGTCGCTGGCCTTCACCACCGCCGCGGTGGAATTGCACTTCCAACCCGTGCGGGTGCGCAAGGATCTGGAGGACGCGAAAGCCAAGAGCGACAAGGCTCCCGACCCGGACGAGCGTCTGCGAGCCATCGCCAAGACGATTCACGAGAAGCTGGGCAAGAACGCGCCGTCGGAATCGGCGTTACTCGACAAGCTGCGCAGCGACGAGACGTTCGTCTACCTGGCGCGCAATGTCGATCCGCGTGTCGCGACGGATATCACCGTTCAGTTCCCCGAGGTGGGCGCGGACTCGCAGCCGCGGCGCGAATACCCGGGCGGATCGCTGGCCGCCAACATCCTCGGCGCCACCGGCTGGGACGGGCACGGCCTGATCGGCCTGGAATCCTCGCTGGACTCGGTGCTCGCGGGCACCGACGGCTCGCACACCTACGACCGCGGTTCGGACGGCGCCGTCATTCCCGGCAGCTGGCGCGACAAGCAGCCCGCGGTGAACGGCAACGGGGTCGAGCTCACCCTCGACTCCGACCTGCAGTACTACGTGCAGCAGCAGGTGCAGCAGGCCAGGGAGATGTCCGGCGCCCAAGGCGCCTCGGCGGTGGTGCTGGACGCCAAGACCGGCCAGGTGCTCGCCATGGCCAACGACAGCACCTTCAATCCGACGCTGGGCCCGCAGAACTGGAGCTCGGCCAAGACGAGCAACCCGTCGGTGAGCGACCCGTTCGAACCCGGGTCGGTGAACAAGATCGTCACCGCCGCCGCGGCCATCGAGTACGGGCTGACCCATCCCGACGAGGTGCATCAGGTTCCCGGCTCGATCCGGATGGCGGGCGTGACCGTCGGCGACGCCTGGGGCCACGGCGTCGCGCCGTACACGACCACCGGCATCTTCGCGAAGTCGTCCAACGTCGGCACCCTGATGCTGGCCCAGCGCGTCGGCGAGGACCGCTACGCGGACATGCTGTACCGCTTCGGACTCGGCCAGCGCACCGGCGTCGGTCTCCCCGGCGAGACCGGGGGACAGGTACCGTCCCGGGATCAGTGGTCCGGCGGCACCTTCGCCAATCTGCCCATCGGACAGGGCCTTTCGATGTCCACGCTGCAGATGACGGGAATGTACCAGGCCATCGCGAACGATGGTGTGCGGGTCCCGCCGCGCATCGTGAAGGCGAAGATCGCGCCGGACGGCGCCCGCACCGAGGAGCCGCAGCCGGATGGCGTGCGGGTGGTGAGCCCGCAGACCGCGCAGACGCTGCGGCACATGTTCCAGGCCGTCGTGCAGCGAGATCCGATGAACGCCGACCAGAACGGCACCGGTTGGCCCGCCGCGATCGAGGGCTACCGGATCGCGGGGAAGACCGGCACCGCGCAGAAGATCGATCCGGGCTGCAAGTGCTACTCGTCCTCCAGCTACTGGATCACCTTCGCGGGCATGGCGCCCGCCGACAACCCGCGATACGTGATCGGCATGATGCTGGACAACCCGGTGCGCAGTTCGGACGGCAGCGGCGGCCAGTCCGCGGCGCCGCTGTTCCACAACATCGCCTCGTGGGCGCTGCAGCGCGACCGGATCCCGCCGTCGACCGCGCCCGCGGAGAAGTTCGTCCTGCAGGCCGGTGTGTGA
- a CDS encoding UDP-N-acetylmuramoyl-L-alanyl-D-glutamate--2,6-diaminopimelate ligase, which produces MPAQSSQPVLRPVDPPSTPLTTVLELTGARPSATVPGDLVVTGIEQRSNAVRPGDLFAALPGSQSHGARFAADAVARGAVAVFTDAEGAALAGELGVPVLVRERPREVLGELSAALYGNPSERLRIVGITGTSGKTTTSYLVEAGLAAGGLSTALIGTIETRIGGRRVPSALTTPEAPQLHAMFALMVEQGVDAVVMEVSSHALALGRVDGVRFTVGAFTNLSQDHLDFHADFEDYFGAKRRLFEPGSAVAARTAVICVDDEWGRRLAASLPAPTTVATTGPADWHVAGAVAAHGPEQRFTAAGPDVNVDVRLRLPGRYNVANALLAVAVCAAAGVDPAAAAAALAGVDVPGRMQRVERGQDFLAVVDYAHKPAALESVIATLRVHLAADNPAAPGRLAVVVGAGGDRDAGKRPLMGEVAARGADLLVITDDNPRSEDPATIRAAIGDGALAVPAGERGEVREIGDRAAAIAAAVDWARPGDAVLIAGKGHETGQEIQGVKHPFDDRDVVAEALSRKVAAEARA; this is translated from the coding sequence GTGCCCGCGCAGTCCAGCCAGCCCGTGCTGCGGCCGGTCGACCCGCCGTCGACACCGCTGACCACCGTGCTGGAGCTGACCGGCGCCCGCCCGTCGGCGACGGTCCCCGGCGATCTCGTGGTCACCGGGATCGAGCAGCGTTCGAACGCGGTGCGGCCCGGCGATCTGTTCGCCGCGCTGCCCGGCTCGCAGTCGCACGGCGCGCGCTTCGCCGCCGACGCCGTCGCGCGCGGCGCGGTGGCCGTGTTCACCGACGCCGAAGGCGCCGCGCTGGCCGGAGAACTCGGCGTTCCCGTGCTGGTGCGCGAACGGCCGCGCGAGGTGCTCGGCGAACTCTCCGCGGCCCTGTACGGCAACCCCTCCGAGCGCCTGCGCATCGTCGGCATCACCGGCACCTCCGGCAAGACCACCACCTCCTATCTGGTGGAGGCGGGCCTGGCGGCGGGTGGCCTGTCCACGGCGCTGATCGGCACCATCGAGACCAGGATCGGCGGCCGCCGGGTGCCGAGCGCGCTGACCACCCCCGAGGCGCCGCAGCTGCACGCGATGTTCGCGCTGATGGTCGAGCAGGGCGTCGACGCGGTGGTGATGGAGGTGTCCAGCCACGCGCTGGCGCTCGGCCGGGTCGACGGCGTGCGCTTCACGGTGGGCGCGTTCACCAACCTCTCCCAGGACCACCTGGACTTCCACGCCGATTTCGAGGACTACTTCGGCGCCAAGCGCAGGTTGTTCGAGCCGGGCTCGGCCGTCGCCGCGCGCACCGCGGTGATCTGCGTCGACGACGAGTGGGGCCGCAGGCTGGCCGCGAGCCTGCCCGCGCCGACCACGGTCGCGACCACCGGACCCGCGGACTGGCACGTGGCGGGCGCGGTCGCCGCGCACGGCCCCGAGCAGCGGTTCACCGCCGCCGGTCCGGACGTGAATGTTGATGTGCGCCTTCGTCTTCCCGGCCGCTACAACGTCGCCAACGCGCTGCTCGCGGTGGCCGTGTGCGCCGCCGCCGGTGTCGATCCCGCCGCCGCGGCGGCCGCGCTGGCCGGCGTCGACGTGCCGGGGCGGATGCAGCGCGTCGAGCGCGGCCAGGATTTCCTCGCCGTGGTGGACTACGCGCACAAGCCCGCGGCGCTGGAGTCGGTGATCGCCACCCTGCGCGTGCACCTGGCCGCCGACAATCCGGCCGCGCCCGGTCGCCTTGCCGTGGTGGTCGGCGCGGGCGGCGATCGGGACGCGGGCAAGCGACCGCTGATGGGCGAGGTCGCGGCCAGGGGCGCCGACCTGCTCGTCATCACCGACGACAACCCGCGCTCGGAGGATCCCGCTACGATCCGGGCCGCGATCGGCGACGGCGCGCTGGCTGTGCCGGCAGGCGAGCGCGGCGAGGTCCGCGAGATCGGTGACCGCGCGGCGGCCATCGCCGCCGCGGTGGACTGGGCCCGCCCCGGCGACGCCGTGCTGATCGCGGGCAAGGGCCACGAGACGGGTCAGGAGATTCAGGGCGTGAAACACCCTTTCGACGACCGCGATGTCGTGGCGGAGGCCTTATCGCGCAAGGTGGCCGCGGAGGCGCGGGCATGA
- a CDS encoding UDP-N-acetylmuramoyl-tripeptide--D-alanyl-D-alanine ligase, whose amino-acid sequence MIEMTLREIAEVVGGTLHDVPDPEVRVTGSVEFDSRRIGSGDLFLALPGERVDGHQYAEAAVAAGAVAVLAARPVGVPAIVVTPSPGTVPATSVALTHDSDGSGAAVLAALAALARASVERLTAAGSLTVVGVTGSSGKTSTKDLLAAVLAPLGPVVAPPGSFNNELGHPWTALRADEKTRFLVLELSARGPGHIAALAKVAPPSIGVVLNVGTAHLGEFGSREAIAQTKGELVEALPATGLAVLNADDQQVAAMAGRTKAEVVRVGQAANADIRATDVRLDSEARAGFTLHTPVGSTHIQLAVHGEHQVGNALSAAAVALACGADLAAIAQALSGAQRVSERRMDVRTTADGVTVVNDSYNANPDSVRAALKALVTMSRAGDTPRRSWAVLGEMAELGEESVIEHDGIGRLAVRLDVDRLVVVGTGRPSRAMHQGAVMEGSWGEESVLVPDIGAAIALLDDEVEAGDVVLVKASKSVGLWAVAEHLTGADRATGRAGSSAEAGQ is encoded by the coding sequence ATGATCGAGATGACACTGCGGGAGATCGCGGAGGTCGTCGGCGGCACGCTGCACGACGTACCCGATCCGGAGGTGCGAGTCACCGGTTCGGTCGAATTCGATTCGCGCCGAATCGGTTCCGGTGATCTCTTCCTCGCCCTGCCCGGCGAGCGAGTCGACGGGCACCAGTACGCCGAGGCGGCGGTGGCCGCGGGAGCGGTGGCTGTGCTCGCCGCGCGCCCGGTCGGCGTGCCCGCCATCGTGGTGACCCCGAGCCCCGGCACCGTGCCCGCGACTTCCGTTGCGCTGACCCATGATTCGGACGGCTCCGGCGCAGCGGTGCTGGCCGCGCTCGCCGCGTTGGCGCGTGCCAGTGTCGAGCGGCTCACCGCCGCGGGCAGTCTCACCGTCGTCGGGGTGACCGGTTCCTCCGGCAAGACCTCCACCAAGGATCTGCTCGCCGCGGTGCTCGCGCCGCTCGGTCCGGTCGTCGCGCCGCCCGGTTCGTTCAACAACGAGCTCGGCCACCCCTGGACCGCGCTGCGCGCCGACGAGAAGACGCGATTCCTGGTGCTCGAGCTCTCCGCGCGCGGGCCGGGTCACATCGCCGCGCTCGCCAAGGTCGCGCCGCCGAGCATCGGCGTCGTGCTCAATGTCGGCACCGCGCACCTCGGCGAATTCGGCAGCCGCGAGGCCATCGCGCAGACCAAGGGCGAACTCGTCGAGGCGCTGCCCGCGACCGGTCTCGCCGTGCTCAACGCCGACGACCAGCAGGTGGCCGCGATGGCCGGTCGGACCAAGGCAGAGGTGGTGCGGGTCGGGCAGGCCGCCAACGCCGACATCAGGGCCACCGACGTGCGTCTCGATTCCGAGGCGCGCGCCGGGTTCACGCTGCACACCCCGGTGGGCAGCACGCACATCCAGTTGGCCGTGCACGGCGAGCATCAGGTCGGCAACGCACTGTCCGCCGCCGCGGTCGCGCTGGCCTGCGGCGCCGACCTGGCCGCCATCGCGCAGGCGCTCTCGGGCGCCCAGCGGGTGTCGGAGCGCCGGATGGACGTGCGCACCACCGCCGACGGCGTCACGGTCGTCAACGACTCCTACAACGCCAACCCCGACTCGGTGCGCGCCGCGCTCAAGGCGCTGGTGACGATGTCGCGCGCGGGCGACACGCCGCGGCGTAGCTGGGCCGTGCTCGGTGAGATGGCCGAACTCGGCGAGGAATCCGTGATCGAGCACGACGGCATCGGCAGGCTCGCGGTGCGCCTCGACGTGGACCGGCTCGTCGTCGTCGGCACCGGAAGGCCCTCCCGCGCGATGCACCAGGGAGCGGTGATGGAAGGCTCATGGGGCGAGGAGTCGGTCCTCGTGCCCGATATCGGCGCGGCCATCGCGCTGCTCGACGACGAGGTCGAAGCGGGTGATGTGGTGCTGGTCAAGGCGTCCAAGTCGGTCGGCCTCTGGGCGGTCGCCGAACACTTGACCGGCGCGGATCGTGCCACGGGGCGCGCGGGTAGCAGCGCGGAGGCAGGGCAGTGA
- the mraY gene encoding phospho-N-acetylmuramoyl-pentapeptide-transferase, which yields MRQILFAAAIALAVSILLTPLLIKFFAKQGFGQEIRVDGPASHQAKRGTPTMGGVAILIGMWAGYLGSHLIGIGYDAEGPTASGMLVLGLATALGAVGFTDDFIKLRKQRNLGLTAAGKYIGQITSAVIFGILALQFRGENGLTPASRHLSYVRDINTVSAGVIIFLAFVCFVVVAWSNVVNLTDGLDGLAAGSMSLVLGGYVIITFWQYYHACATKPETGCYNVRDPLDLALVCAAGAAACIGFLWWNAAPAKIFMGDTGSLALGGLLAGISITTRTELLMIVMGALFVAEGVSVVLQVAVFRTTRNRLFKMAPFHHHFELSKWAETTVIIRFWLLAAMASAVGLGLFYSEYLSAVG from the coding sequence GTGAGGCAGATTCTATTCGCGGCGGCGATCGCGCTGGCGGTGTCGATTCTGCTGACGCCGCTGCTGATCAAGTTCTTCGCCAAGCAGGGCTTCGGCCAGGAGATCCGGGTCGACGGTCCGGCCAGCCACCAGGCCAAGCGCGGCACGCCCACCATGGGCGGCGTCGCCATCCTGATCGGTATGTGGGCCGGTTACCTCGGCTCGCACCTGATCGGCATCGGCTACGACGCCGAGGGACCGACCGCCTCGGGCATGCTCGTCCTCGGACTGGCCACCGCGCTGGGCGCCGTCGGCTTCACCGACGACTTCATCAAGCTGCGCAAGCAGCGCAACCTCGGCCTCACCGCGGCGGGCAAGTACATCGGCCAGATCACCTCGGCGGTGATCTTCGGCATCCTCGCGCTCCAATTCCGTGGCGAGAACGGCTTGACGCCCGCGAGTCGCCATCTGTCCTACGTGCGCGACATCAACACGGTGTCGGCAGGCGTGATCATCTTCCTGGCGTTCGTGTGCTTCGTGGTGGTCGCCTGGTCCAACGTCGTGAATCTCACCGACGGCCTGGACGGGCTCGCCGCGGGTTCGATGAGCCTGGTGCTCGGCGGCTACGTGATCATCACGTTCTGGCAGTACTACCACGCGTGCGCGACCAAGCCCGAGACCGGTTGCTACAACGTGCGCGACCCGCTGGATCTGGCTCTGGTCTGCGCGGCGGGCGCCGCGGCGTGCATCGGCTTCCTGTGGTGGAACGCCGCGCCCGCCAAGATCTTCATGGGCGACACCGGGTCGCTGGCGCTCGGCGGTCTGCTGGCGGGCATCTCCATTACGACCCGGACCGAGCTGCTGATGATCGTGATGGGCGCGCTGTTCGTCGCCGAGGGCGTGTCGGTGGTGTTGCAGGTGGCGGTCTTCCGCACCACCCGCAACCGGCTGTTCAAGATGGCGCCGTTCCATCATCACTTCGAGCTCAGCAAATGGGCCGAGACGACTGTGATCATTCGGTTCTGGCTCTTGGCCGCCATGGCCTCCGCAGTCGGCCTCGGCTTGTTCTACAGCGAATACCTCTCCGCGGTCGGGTGA
- the murD gene encoding UDP-N-acetylmuramoyl-L-alanine--D-glutamate ligase — translation MLEFLRGRDVLVAGWGVSGRSLVEPLRDIGAHPVVTDAGAKALAEAAELGLEVATCVELESADLSRFALVITSPGWRPDSPVLVSAVTEGIPVWGDVEFAWWVDQARIYGPVRKWLVVTGTNGKTTTTQMTHAILRAAGIASVACGNIGTPILDALRRNPGPQVLAVELSSFQLHWAPSVRPEAGVVLNVAEDHLDWHGGLDAYAAAKARALVGRVGVVGLDDPVAASLARRSKARRTVGFRIGVPADGELGVVDGKLLDRAFTKAAILAEVGDISPQGPAGVADALAAAALTRAIDVAPQFVKEGLQEHKVGPHRAAFVRELAGVDFIDDSKATNPHAARSSILAHPHVIWIAGGQLKGAGVEDLIEEVADRLVAAVLIGSDAPVLAAALARHAPEVPVVEVRAGDDAVMADDPSRSDKADAVMAQAVRAAAGFARSGDTVLLAPAAASLDMFADYTHRGRSFATAVHALEDGDIGRRL, via the coding sequence ATGCTCGAATTCCTCCGTGGCCGTGACGTGCTCGTCGCCGGCTGGGGCGTCTCCGGTCGCTCGCTGGTGGAACCGCTGCGCGATATCGGCGCGCATCCGGTGGTCACCGACGCGGGCGCGAAGGCGCTCGCCGAGGCGGCCGAACTCGGCCTCGAAGTGGCCACCTGCGTCGAACTCGAGTCGGCCGATCTGAGCCGCTTCGCGCTGGTGATCACCAGCCCGGGCTGGCGGCCGGACTCGCCGGTGCTGGTCTCCGCGGTCACCGAGGGCATCCCGGTGTGGGGCGACGTCGAATTCGCCTGGTGGGTCGATCAAGCCAGGATCTACGGCCCGGTCCGCAAGTGGTTGGTGGTGACCGGCACCAACGGCAAGACCACCACCACCCAGATGACCCACGCCATCCTGCGCGCGGCGGGCATCGCCAGCGTCGCCTGCGGCAATATCGGCACCCCGATCCTGGACGCGCTGCGCCGCAATCCCGGCCCGCAGGTGCTCGCCGTGGAACTGTCCTCGTTCCAGCTGCATTGGGCGCCGTCGGTGCGGCCGGAGGCGGGCGTCGTGCTGAATGTGGCCGAGGATCACCTGGATTGGCACGGCGGACTGGACGCCTACGCGGCCGCCAAGGCGCGGGCGCTGGTCGGGCGGGTCGGCGTTGTCGGCCTCGACGATCCGGTGGCGGCCTCGCTGGCCCGTCGCTCCAAGGCCCGCCGCACGGTCGGCTTCCGCATCGGCGTGCCCGCCGACGGTGAACTCGGCGTGGTGGACGGCAAACTGCTCGACCGCGCGTTCACCAAGGCCGCGATTCTGGCGGAGGTCGGCGACATCAGCCCGCAGGGCCCCGCGGGCGTCGCCGACGCGCTGGCCGCAGCCGCGCTGACCAGGGCCATCGACGTGGCGCCGCAGTTCGTCAAGGAAGGACTGCAGGAGCACAAGGTCGGCCCGCACCGGGCGGCCTTCGTGCGCGAGCTGGCGGGCGTCGATTTCATCGATGACTCGAAGGCTACGAATCCGCACGCCGCGCGGTCTTCGATCCTCGCGCACCCGCACGTCATCTGGATCGCGGGCGGCCAGCTCAAGGGCGCCGGGGTGGAAGACCTGATCGAGGAGGTCGCCGACCGGCTCGTCGCCGCGGTGCTCATCGGGTCCGACGCGCCGGTGCTCGCCGCCGCGTTGGCGCGACACGCGCCCGAGGTCCCGGTCGTCGAGGTGCGCGCGGGGGACGATGCTGTGATGGCTGACGACCCGTCGAGATCCGACAAGGCGGACGCCGTCATGGCGCAAGCCGTGCGCGCCGCCGCCGGATTCGCTCGCTCGGGAGACACCGTGCTGCTCGCTCCCGCGGCCGCCTCTCTCGATATGTTCGCCGATTACACCCACCGCGGACGCAGTTTCGCCACCGCGGTGCACGCGCTGGAAGACGGTGACATCGGGCGGCGGCTATGA
- the ftsW gene encoding putative lipid II flippase FtsW, with amino-acid sequence MTETTRAPAARFVAWLARPLASFHLIVTIATLLTVLGLVMVLSASSVEAYAERGSAYSLFVQQAMFAAVGCVLFYVALRIPMRRLRQWSFPLFALSVLALVLVLIPGIGSEVQGSRRWIDLGPVSVQPSEIVKVTLVVWGAHLLASRRSEQAALKDILVPLVPAGMLVCLLVVLEPNLSTTIALGIVLAALLWFGGLPVRLFVTIAVSGVVAAAVLALSAGYRSDRMRAFFNPGEDPQGIGYQARQAQYSLADGGIWGRGLGQSRAKWSYLPNSHNDFIFAIIGEELGFLGCALVLGLFALFVYAGLRIASRSVDPFLRLLTATATTWITAQALINVGYVVGLLPVTGLQLPLVSAGGSSLAITLFMFGIIANAARHEPEAVSALQAGQDGRFSRLLRLPKPEVYSPAKAEAARARNAAKAAAQRARTERSRSRQAPPPRRGQSGGGQPRRRSPESRGTSSLRATRAWEPNYPMPHARERGRSR; translated from the coding sequence ATGACGGAGACGACGCGAGCGCCCGCGGCCAGGTTCGTCGCTTGGCTGGCGCGCCCGCTCGCGTCGTTCCATCTCATCGTCACCATCGCCACCCTGCTCACCGTGCTCGGACTGGTGATGGTGCTGTCGGCCTCCAGCGTCGAGGCGTATGCCGAGCGCGGGTCGGCGTACTCGCTGTTCGTCCAGCAGGCCATGTTCGCGGCCGTCGGCTGCGTGCTGTTCTACGTCGCGCTGCGCATTCCGATGCGCAGGTTGCGGCAGTGGTCGTTCCCGCTGTTCGCGCTGTCGGTGCTCGCGCTGGTGCTGGTGCTGATTCCCGGCATCGGCAGCGAGGTGCAGGGCTCACGGCGCTGGATCGACCTCGGCCCGGTGTCGGTGCAGCCCTCCGAGATCGTCAAGGTGACGCTGGTGGTGTGGGGCGCGCACCTGCTCGCCTCGCGCCGGTCGGAGCAGGCGGCGCTGAAAGACATTCTGGTGCCGCTGGTTCCGGCGGGCATGCTGGTGTGTCTGCTCGTGGTGCTCGAGCCCAACCTGTCCACCACCATCGCGCTCGGCATCGTGCTCGCCGCGCTGTTGTGGTTCGGCGGGCTGCCGGTGCGGCTGTTCGTCACCATCGCGGTGTCCGGCGTCGTGGCCGCGGCGGTGCTCGCCCTCTCCGCGGGTTATCGCTCGGACCGCATGCGCGCCTTCTTCAATCCCGGCGAGGACCCGCAGGGCATCGGTTATCAGGCACGGCAGGCGCAGTACTCGCTGGCCGACGGCGGCATCTGGGGCCGCGGACTCGGGCAGAGCCGGGCCAAGTGGAGCTATCTGCCCAACTCGCACAACGACTTCATCTTCGCGATCATCGGCGAGGAACTCGGCTTCCTCGGTTGCGCGCTGGTGCTCGGGCTGTTCGCGCTGTTCGTCTACGCTGGCCTGCGCATCGCCAGCCGCTCGGTGGACCCGTTCCTGCGGCTGCTCACCGCGACCGCCACCACCTGGATCACCGCGCAGGCGCTGATCAACGTCGGTTACGTGGTCGGCTTGCTTCCGGTGACCGGTCTGCAACTGCCGCTGGTCTCGGCGGGCGGTTCCTCGCTGGCCATCACGTTGTTCATGTTCGGCATCATCGCCAACGCCGCCCGGCACGAGCCGGAGGCGGTGTCGGCGCTGCAGGCCGGGCAGGACGGGCGATTCAGCCGTCTGCTTCGACTACCCAAGCCCGAGGTGTACTCGCCGGCCAAGGCGGAGGCGGCCAGGGCGCGCAACGCCGCCAAGGCCGCGGCGCAGCGAGCCCGCACCGAGCGATCCAGGTCGCGCCAAGCGCCGCCGCCGCGGCGGGGACAATCAGGAGGCGGGCAGCCGCGACGCCGCTCGCCCGAGAGCCGGGGCACCAGTTCACTGCGTGCCACCAGGGCTTGGGAGCCGAACTATCCGATGCCACACGCTAGAGAACGGGGAAGATCCAGGTGA
- the murG gene encoding undecaprenyldiphospho-muramoylpentapeptide beta-N-acetylglucosaminyltransferase, which translates to MNAGPGSTADATQRSAKGSGLSVIVAGGGTAGHVEPALAVADALRRLDDSIRVTALGTERGLETRLVPERGYPLELIPPVPLPRKPTADLLRLPGRVRAAVAETRAVIDAVQADVIVGFGGYVALPAYLAAGRGMLWRRRAVPVVVHEANAKAGIANKVGARRAARVLAAVPDSGLPRAEVVGIPVREAITALDRPALRAEARAHFGLPAEGPVLLVFGGSQGARSLNEAVSGAAPQLAAAGVSVLHAHGPKNTLEVAEGDGAARYVAVPYLSRMDLAYAAADAVVCRSGAMTVAEVSAVGLPAFYVPLPHGNGEQEFNARPVVAQGGGRIVPDAELSPKYVIDEVIPLLMDPARLTEMGRAAAGAGHRDAADEVARIVVELGRGR; encoded by the coding sequence GTGAATGCGGGACCCGGGAGTACCGCCGACGCAACACAGCGGTCCGCGAAGGGATCCGGGCTTTCGGTGATCGTGGCGGGCGGTGGCACGGCCGGACATGTCGAACCGGCCCTCGCCGTGGCGGATGCGCTGCGGCGCCTGGACGATTCCATCCGGGTGACCGCACTGGGCACCGAGCGCGGTCTGGAGACCCGGCTGGTGCCCGAGCGCGGCTATCCGCTCGAGCTGATCCCGCCGGTGCCGTTGCCGCGCAAGCCGACCGCGGATCTGCTGCGGCTGCCCGGCCGGGTGCGCGCCGCGGTGGCCGAGACCAGAGCCGTCATCGATGCGGTGCAGGCCGACGTCATCGTCGGTTTCGGTGGTTACGTCGCGCTGCCCGCCTATCTGGCCGCGGGCCGGGGAATGCTGTGGCGCAGGCGCGCGGTGCCGGTCGTCGTGCACGAGGCCAACGCGAAGGCGGGCATCGCGAACAAGGTCGGCGCCCGGCGCGCCGCGCGGGTCCTGGCCGCGGTGCCGGATTCCGGTCTGCCACGCGCCGAGGTCGTCGGCATCCCGGTCCGTGAGGCCATCACCGCGCTGGATCGCCCGGCGCTGCGCGCCGAGGCCCGCGCGCACTTCGGCCTGCCCGCCGAGGGGCCGGTGCTGCTGGTGTTCGGCGGATCGCAGGGGGCGCGCAGCCTGAACGAGGCGGTGTCGGGCGCCGCGCCGCAGCTGGCGGCGGCGGGCGTCTCGGTGCTGCACGCGCACGGTCCGAAGAACACGCTCGAGGTCGCCGAGGGCGACGGCGCCGCGCGCTACGTGGCGGTGCCCTATCTGTCCAGGATGGATCTGGCCTACGCCGCCGCCGACGCGGTGGTGTGCCGGTCCGGCGCGATGACGGTCGCCGAGGTGTCCGCCGTCGGCTTGCCCGCGTTCTACGTGCCGCTGCCGCACGGCAACGGCGAACAGGAATTCAATGCCCGTCCCGTGGTCGCGCAGGGCGGTGGCAGAATTGTCCCCGATGCCGAACTGTCCCCGAAGTACGTGATCGACGAGGTGATACCGCTGCTCATGGACCCCGCACGGTTGACCGAGATGGGCCGCGCCGCGGCAGGCGCGGGGCACCGCGACGCCGCCGACGAAGTGGCGCGGATCGTGGTGGAATTGGGGCGGGGCCGATGA